From Aquificota bacterium, one genomic window encodes:
- the guaB gene encoding IMP dehydrogenase, with protein sequence MEILEGYTFDDLLLIPQYSEVLPHEVDVSTWLTKKIKLNIPIVSAAMDTVTEARLAIALAREGGIGIIHRNLSIEEQAQEVEKVKKSESGMILQPVTVRPDNAVKEALEIMERYKISGVPVVSDGNKLVGILTNRDLRFIKPTDYHKPVSLFMTSQNLIVAQERVTLEEAEEILQRHKVEKLPIVDKEGRLVGLITIKDITKRKKYPNACKDELGRLRVGAAVGTGPDTKDRVDALVSVGVDVIAIDTAHGHSKRVLETVEFIKSTYPNLEVIAGNVATAEGALDLIKAGADAVKVGVGPGSICTTRIVAGVGVPQLTAIRWAYEVAKEYGVPIIADGGIKYSGDIVKALAMGASSVMLGNLLAGTEEAPGETVYYQGRAYKVYRGMGSLGAMMSRRSADRYGQEKMEKFVPEGIEGRVPYRGRLSDVIYQLVGGLRSGMGYVGAKNLEELRQKAKFVRITWAGYKESHVHDVQITKEAPNYWVE encoded by the coding sequence ATGGAAATACTTGAAGGCTATACCTTTGATGACCTACTTTTAATACCGCAATATTCTGAAGTTTTGCCCCACGAGGTAGATGTTTCTACCTGGCTTACTAAAAAGATAAAGCTTAACATCCCCATAGTATCCGCTGCCATGGATACTGTTACAGAAGCCCGTCTTGCCATTGCCCTTGCCCGTGAAGGCGGCATAGGCATAATACATAGAAATCTCTCCATAGAAGAGCAAGCTCAAGAGGTGGAAAAGGTTAAAAAATCGGAAAGTGGCATGATTTTACAGCCTGTAACCGTTAGGCCAGACAACGCGGTCAAAGAAGCCCTTGAGATAATGGAAAGGTATAAGATTTCTGGCGTCCCAGTGGTAAGCGATGGCAACAAGCTTGTAGGCATCCTCACCAACAGAGACCTAAGGTTTATAAAGCCTACCGACTACCACAAGCCCGTATCCCTTTTCATGACCTCCCAGAACCTTATAGTGGCCCAGGAAAGGGTTACCCTTGAGGAAGCAGAGGAAATACTCCAAAGGCACAAGGTTGAAAAGCTTCCCATAGTGGATAAGGAAGGAAGGCTTGTAGGCCTCATAACCATAAAGGATATTACCAAGCGCAAAAAATACCCCAACGCCTGCAAGGATGAACTTGGTAGGCTAAGGGTTGGTGCAGCTGTAGGCACAGGACCGGATACAAAGGATAGGGTTGATGCCCTTGTATCCGTTGGCGTGGATGTAATAGCCATAGACACGGCCCATGGGCATTCTAAAAGGGTTTTGGAAACGGTAGAGTTTATAAAATCCACATATCCAAACCTTGAGGTGATAGCGGGCAATGTGGCCACTGCCGAAGGCGCCTTGGACCTTATAAAAGCGGGTGCGGATGCGGTCAAAGTGGGAGTAGGGCCCGGTTCTATATGCACCACCCGTATAGTAGCGGGCGTGGGCGTGCCACAGCTAACGGCTATTAGGTGGGCTTATGAAGTGGCAAAAGAATATGGTGTGCCAATAATAGCGGACGGGGGCATAAAATACTCTGGAGATATAGTAAAAGCACTCGCCATGGGCGCAAGCTCTGTAATGCTTGGAAACCTATTGGCTGGCACAGAGGAGGCTCCCGGAGAGACGGTATATTATCAAGGTAGGGCCTACAAGGTCTATAGGGGTATGGGGTCCTTGGGCGCCATGATGAGCAGGAGGAGTGCAGACAGGTATGGGCAGGAAAAGATGGAGAAGTTTGTGCCAGAAGGTATAGAAGGTAGGGTTCCATACAGGGGTAGGCTTAGCGATGTGATATACCAGCTGGTGGGTGGCTTAAGGTCTGGTATGGGCTATGTGGGTGCCAAAAACTTGGAAGAGCTTCGCCAAAAGGCAAAGTTTGTAAGGATAACCTGGGCTGGCTACAAAGAGTCCCACGTGCATGATGTGCAGATAACAAAGGAGGCACCAAACTATTGGGTGGAATGA
- a CDS encoding PH domain-containing protein — MSYAEKSLASDEFVVYKTSLHWIIFSRWVVLAILLIFISSIINIVSLGLVLSLIPLIGLIASFIEYSTSEFAVTNKRIMVKIGWIKRISLEMYLDKVESILVNQGILGRILNYGTIIIIGVGGTREPFKNVENPLELRKKILEQIEVLKTSRHSTQ; from the coding sequence ATGAGCTATGCAGAAAAAAGTTTAGCCAGCGATGAATTTGTAGTTTATAAAACAAGCTTACATTGGATTATATTCTCCCGTTGGGTAGTCTTAGCAATTTTACTAATCTTTATTAGTAGTATTATAAACATAGTATCCCTAGGCTTAGTCCTTTCACTTATACCTCTTATAGGACTTATAGCGTCTTTTATAGAATATTCTACTTCAGAGTTTGCGGTCACAAACAAACGCATAATGGTAAAAATAGGCTGGATTAAGAGAATTTCTTTAGAAATGTATTTGGATAAAGTAGAGTCCATCCTTGTAAACCAAGGAATTTTAGGTAGGATACTCAACTATGGAACTATAATAATTATAGGAGTTGGAGGGACAAGAGAGCCTTTTAAAAACGTCGAAAATCCCCTTGAATTAAGAAAAAAGATACTTGAACAGATAGAAGTATTAAAAACATCCCGTCATTCCACCCAATAG
- a CDS encoding PH domain-containing protein, translated as MEKKDLMNEEFIIYRTGLHWIMVIYGISWGLVGICIILLLGYLSLTFGESIISTIKQYRTLLAFASIFTIIILLLLLAVLFEAISYLMDYKNSEFIITNKRIIIKKDWMGRLSLEMYLNRIESIFVYQSTLGKLLNYGTITIVGVGGTEEHFDYINKPLEFYKKILKEIESVMH; from the coding sequence ATGGAAAAGAAAGACTTAATGAATGAAGAGTTTATAATCTATAGGACAGGGTTGCACTGGATTATGGTTATTTATGGAATTTCTTGGGGTTTAGTTGGTATTTGCATAATATTGTTATTAGGTTATTTGTCGCTTACTTTTGGAGAAAGTATTATATCAACTATAAAACAGTACCGCACCTTATTAGCATTTGCATCTATATTTACGATAATAATACTTTTGCTTCTCTTAGCTGTACTATTCGAGGCTATCTCATATCTAATGGATTACAAAAACTCAGAATTTATAATTACAAATAAACGGATAATTATTAAGAAAGATTGGATGGGAAGATTGTCCTTAGAAATGTATTTAAACAGGATTGAATCAATATTCGTATATCAAAGCACTCTTGGTAAACTATTGAATTATGGAACTATAACAATAGTAGGTGTTGGAGGCACTGAAGAACACTTTGATTACATTAACAAGCCGCTTGAGTTTTACAAAAAAATATTAAAGGAAATAGAATCTGTGATGCATTAA
- the queA gene encoding tRNA preQ1(34) S-adenosylmethionine ribosyltransferase-isomerase QueA — protein MKVEDFDYHLPEELIAKYPITPRHNARLMVLNRKNQSIKHDIFWNLPLYLEEGDLLVFNNSKVLPARLYGKKPTGGKVEVLLTDFITKEEWYALIGGKNIKEGLQIYVGEGLIVEVLEHVEGGKFKVKLLSEDPLKALDKYGKIPIPPYLRREEEPIDRVYYQTVFAQIEGSVAAPTASLHFSKELLKRLEEYGIKKAFITLHVSYGTFKPVKVDEVELHRVDPEYVSVPKETIELIKETKKRGKRVIAVGTTVVRALETAGFEPFEGWTDLYIYPGYAFKMVDALITNFHLPKSSLLFLVCAFGGREFILRAYQEAIKERYRFYSYGDGMLIL, from the coding sequence ATGAAAGTAGAAGACTTTGACTACCACCTGCCAGAAGAACTAATAGCCAAGTATCCAATTACACCAAGGCACAATGCAAGGCTTATGGTCCTAAACAGAAAGAACCAAAGCATAAAGCATGACATATTTTGGAACCTACCACTCTATTTAGAAGAAGGGGACCTTTTGGTCTTTAACAACTCAAAGGTTTTGCCCGCAAGGCTATACGGAAAGAAGCCCACCGGTGGAAAGGTGGAGGTGCTCCTTACAGACTTTATCACAAAAGAAGAGTGGTATGCCTTGATAGGTGGGAAGAATATAAAGGAGGGATTGCAGATATATGTTGGTGAGGGTCTGATAGTGGAGGTGTTGGAGCATGTGGAGGGTGGCAAGTTTAAGGTAAAGCTCCTGTCAGAAGACCCACTCAAGGCCCTTGACAAGTATGGCAAAATACCCATACCACCCTACCTAAGGCGTGAGGAGGAACCCATAGACAGGGTCTATTATCAAACGGTCTTTGCACAGATAGAAGGCTCTGTGGCTGCGCCCACCGCAAGCCTCCACTTTTCAAAAGAGCTTTTAAAAAGGCTGGAAGAGTATGGGATTAAAAAAGCTTTTATAACCCTACATGTCTCCTATGGAACCTTCAAACCGGTAAAGGTGGATGAGGTGGAGCTTCACAGGGTAGACCCGGAGTATGTAAGTGTGCCAAAAGAGACAATTGAGCTTATAAAGGAAACAAAGAAAAGGGGCAAAAGGGTGATAGCCGTAGGCACCACGGTGGTAAGGGCCTTGGAAACTGCAGGCTTTGAACCCTTTGAAGGCTGGACAGACCTTTACATATACCCAGGCTATGCCTTTAAGATGGTGGATGCCCTTATCACCAACTTTCACCTTCCAAAGTCCTCCCTCCTTTTCCTTGTTTGTGCCTTTGGAGGAAGGGAGTTTATTTTGAGGGCTTACCAAGAGGCTATAAAAGAAAGGTATAGGTTTTACAGCTATGGGGATGGGATGTTGATATTGTAG
- a CDS encoding cation:proton antiporter yields MELHSIFLYLAIILFLARIIGDTFGRFGLPPVLGEILVGVILGKSALGIIEPNEVLRLLAEIGVILLLFHIGLEADINQLKKVGLSAFVVAFVGAFTPMLLGTLASYYLLGLSLTTSLFLGGTLTATSIGITVRVLDDLGKMKERFAQIVLGAAVLDDIFGVIVLAGLYEFSKEGVVHFDALTMLVLYITTFFILSPILAQILARVIKILSQKLKTEDFIPPTVIAIVFLFAFLAHEVGSPEILGAFTAGLALSRRFALPFAMFLKTDESMAHKIEHTITPLVWVLTPIFFVYVGLQLNLKAIDFTSQKFWMLSLLILLIAVVGKVISGFFVRGSMKEKLLIGFSMLPRGEVGLIFAEFGRQIGLYDDTLYAVVIFVVAITTLMAPVVLKMLARA; encoded by the coding sequence ATGGAATTACATAGCATCTTTTTGTATCTTGCCATAATACTCTTCCTTGCACGCATCATAGGCGATACCTTTGGAAGGTTTGGCCTTCCGCCGGTGCTTGGTGAGATACTGGTAGGTGTCATACTTGGTAAGAGCGCCTTGGGAATAATAGAGCCCAACGAGGTTTTAAGGCTCTTGGCAGAGATAGGGGTCATCCTTTTGCTCTTTCACATAGGCCTGGAGGCGGACATAAACCAGCTTAAAAAGGTGGGCCTTTCGGCCTTTGTGGTTGCCTTTGTGGGCGCCTTTACACCCATGCTCCTTGGAACCTTGGCAAGCTACTACCTTTTGGGCCTTTCTTTGACCACCTCCCTCTTTTTGGGTGGAACGCTAACGGCCACAAGCATAGGCATAACGGTAAGGGTGCTTGACGACCTTGGAAAGATGAAGGAAAGGTTTGCCCAGATAGTTTTGGGCGCCGCCGTGCTTGACGATATATTCGGAGTTATAGTCTTGGCAGGGCTTTATGAGTTTTCAAAGGAGGGAGTAGTTCATTTTGATGCCTTAACAATGCTTGTGCTATACATAACAACCTTCTTTATCCTCTCTCCCATCTTGGCCCAGATATTGGCAAGGGTTATAAAAATACTTTCCCAAAAGCTAAAAACGGAAGACTTTATCCCTCCCACCGTTATAGCCATTGTATTCCTCTTTGCCTTCCTTGCCCACGAGGTAGGTTCTCCAGAGATACTGGGAGCCTTTACGGCAGGCCTTGCCCTCTCAAGGCGCTTTGCCCTACCCTTTGCCATGTTTTTAAAGACGGACGAAAGTATGGCTCACAAGATAGAACATACCATCACACCCCTTGTGTGGGTCCTAACACCCATATTCTTTGTCTATGTAGGACTGCAACTAAACCTAAAAGCCATTGATTTTACTTCACAAAAATTCTGGATGCTTTCCCTGCTTATACTGCTCATAGCCGTTGTGGGGAAAGTCATTTCTGGCTTCTTTGTAAGAGGCTCTATGAAGGAAAAACTACTTATTGGCTTTTCCATGCTACCAAGGGGGGAGGTAGGCCTTATATTTGCAGAGTTTGGAAGACAGATAGGCCTTTACGATGATACCCTTTATGCAGTGGTCATCTTTGTGGTGGCCATTACCACCCTTATGGCTCCTGTGGTGTTAAAGATGCTTGCAAGGGCATGA
- the dut gene encoding dUTP diphosphatase has product MRIKVKRLPHSEGLPLPFYATEHASGMDLLAAVEEPVILKPMERALIPTGVAIEIPPGYEAQIRPRSGLAIRHGITLLNTPGTIDADYRGEIKVIVINLGSEDFVIKRGDRIAQMVICPVVKVELQEVEELSSTERSDGGFGSTGYNI; this is encoded by the coding sequence ATGAGGATAAAAGTCAAAAGACTACCACATTCGGAAGGTTTACCTTTACCTTTTTATGCTACGGAACATGCTTCTGGTATGGACCTTTTGGCGGCGGTGGAAGAGCCTGTTATTTTAAAGCCCATGGAAAGGGCACTAATTCCTACGGGCGTAGCCATAGAAATACCACCGGGCTATGAGGCACAGATAAGGCCAAGGAGTGGCCTTGCTATAAGGCATGGCATAACCCTTTTAAACACCCCAGGCACCATAGATGCGGACTACAGAGGCGAGATAAAGGTGATTGTTATAAACCTTGGCAGTGAAGACTTTGTGATAAAAAGGGGAGACAGGATAGCCCAGATGGTTATATGCCCAGTGGTTAAGGTGGAGCTCCAAGAGGTGGAGGAGCTAAGCTCCACAGAAAGGTCTGATGGGGGCTTTGGTTCAACGGGTTATAATATTTAA
- a CDS encoding polyribonucleotide nucleotidyltransferase, producing the protein MESVQAKLGESEIIIETGNYAKLADGAVVVRQGDTAVLVTAVMSEEPVQGIDFVPLSVDYREQSSAWGKIPGGFIKREGKPTEREILVSRVIDRPIRPMLPEGFFHEVIITALTLSADDKYDPDVLAITGASAALHISRIPFDGPIAGVRVCRIDGRFVANPTYEERQRADLDIVMAGSKDAIVMVEGGAKEVDEDTLAEALYFGLEAIQDLLKAQEALREKVGVPKVSFEGMDLPEELQKALEEFCTDKILQSFNISDKRERKTFQSNILKEFIEVNQIPEEWHFKVGYNYKKLISKLMRKRVLEEGVRIDGRGPKDIRPISIEVHPFERPHGSAIFTRGQTQAFATATLGSPEEAQLVESIYEGETFKRFMLHYNFPPFSTGEAKPWGPPRRREIGHGALAERAIEPLIPPETEFPYIIRVVSNILESNGSTSMATVCAGSLALFDAGVPLKKHVAGIAMGLIMEGGKYAILSDILGDEDQLGDMDFKVAGTRDGITSVQMDIKIKGLKKEIMKEALYQAREGRLYILEKMYEALPEPRKEVSPYAPKIEIITIPEDKALVVIGPGGRNVKEFRDKMGVSVWVHEGGRVSLTSNSKEAIEEVKKIIQNLIAEVEVGKVYKGKITRVEPYGVFVEILPGKVGLLHVSKMEGYVKDVRAKFSVGDELLVKVLEVDEQGRPKLTNIGINEPA; encoded by the coding sequence ATGGAAAGCGTGCAGGCAAAGCTTGGGGAATCGGAAATAATTATAGAAACTGGAAATTACGCAAAGCTGGCGGATGGTGCGGTAGTTGTTCGCCAGGGTGATACGGCTGTGTTGGTAACAGCCGTAATGTCTGAAGAGCCTGTCCAGGGTATAGACTTTGTTCCCCTCTCCGTGGATTACCGTGAGCAGTCCTCAGCATGGGGCAAAATACCAGGCGGTTTTATAAAAAGGGAAGGAAAGCCCACCGAGAGGGAAATTTTGGTTTCAAGGGTTATAGACAGACCTATAAGGCCTATGCTACCCGAAGGTTTTTTTCATGAGGTTATAATAACGGCCCTTACCCTTTCGGCCGATGACAAGTATGACCCCGATGTGCTTGCCATAACTGGTGCTTCTGCAGCCTTGCATATATCAAGGATACCCTTTGATGGTCCCATAGCGGGCGTAAGAGTATGTAGGATAGACGGCAGGTTTGTGGCAAACCCCACCTACGAAGAAAGACAGAGGGCGGACCTTGATATAGTTATGGCCGGAAGCAAGGATGCCATAGTGATGGTGGAGGGTGGCGCAAAGGAGGTGGATGAGGACACCCTTGCAGAAGCTCTATATTTTGGCCTTGAGGCCATACAGGACCTTTTAAAGGCCCAAGAAGCCTTAAGGGAAAAGGTTGGAGTTCCAAAGGTAAGCTTTGAGGGTATGGACCTGCCAGAGGAGCTCCAAAAGGCCCTTGAAGAGTTTTGCACGGATAAGATATTGCAATCCTTTAACATCTCCGACAAAAGAGAAAGAAAGACCTTCCAATCAAACATACTCAAAGAGTTCATAGAGGTAAACCAAATCCCAGAAGAGTGGCACTTTAAAGTAGGCTATAACTACAAAAAGCTTATAAGCAAGCTTATGAGAAAGAGGGTTTTGGAGGAGGGTGTTCGTATTGACGGAAGGGGTCCAAAGGATATAAGGCCTATAAGTATAGAGGTTCATCCCTTTGAAAGGCCACACGGTAGCGCCATATTTACAAGGGGACAAACGCAGGCCTTTGCCACAGCCACCCTTGGCTCTCCAGAGGAAGCCCAGCTTGTAGAAAGCATATACGAGGGTGAAACCTTCAAAAGGTTCATGCTACACTACAACTTCCCACCCTTCTCCACCGGTGAGGCCAAGCCTTGGGGACCACCAAGGAGGAGAGAAATAGGTCATGGAGCTTTGGCAGAAAGGGCTATAGAACCTCTCATACCACCGGAAACGGAGTTCCCTTACATAATAAGAGTTGTTTCCAACATACTTGAATCCAACGGTTCCACTTCCATGGCTACCGTATGCGCAGGCTCCCTTGCCCTCTTTGATGCGGGAGTGCCGCTCAAAAAGCATGTGGCAGGCATAGCCATGGGCCTTATTATGGAGGGTGGAAAATACGCCATACTATCGGACATTCTGGGAGATGAGGACCAGCTTGGCGATATGGACTTTAAGGTGGCTGGCACAAGGGATGGAATAACGAGCGTTCAGATGGATATAAAGATAAAGGGCCTTAAAAAGGAGATAATGAAGGAAGCCCTATACCAGGCAAGGGAAGGAAGGCTATACATACTTGAGAAGATGTATGAGGCCCTACCAGAGCCAAGGAAAGAAGTATCCCCTTATGCGCCCAAGATTGAGATAATAACCATACCAGAGGATAAGGCCTTGGTGGTAATAGGTCCCGGTGGAAGGAATGTAAAAGAGTTTAGGGATAAGATGGGTGTATCCGTTTGGGTCCATGAGGGTGGAAGGGTATCCCTCACCTCCAATTCAAAAGAAGCCATAGAAGAGGTGAAGAAGATAATACAGAATCTTATAGCAGAGGTAGAGGTTGGCAAAGTATATAAGGGTAAGATAACAAGGGTGGAACCCTACGGCGTCTTTGTGGAAATCTTGCCGGGTAAGGTGGGGCTTTTGCATGTGAGCAAGATGGAGGGGTATGTTAAGGATGTAAGGGCGAAGTTTAGCGTGGGCGATGAGCTGTTGGTAAAGGTGCTTGAGGTGGATGAACAAGGAAGACCTAAGTTAACTAATATAGGCATAAACGAGCCGGCGTAG
- the rpsO gene encoding 30S ribosomal protein S15 codes for MALPKALKQELIRSFQRHEGDTGSPEVQIAILTERINRLTEHLKKHKKDVHSRRGLIALIHARRKHLEYLREKDYKRYLEVVERLGLKVR; via the coding sequence ATGGCACTACCCAAGGCTTTAAAGCAAGAGCTAATAAGAAGCTTTCAAAGGCATGAAGGCGACACTGGATCACCAGAGGTGCAGATAGCCATACTTACGGAGCGTATAAACAGGCTCACAGAGCATCTCAAAAAGCACAAAAAGGATGTGCATTCAAGGCGTGGGCTTATAGCCCTTATACATGCAAGGAGAAAGCACCTTGAGTATTTGAGAGAAAAGGACTACAAAAGATACTTGGAGGTAGTAGAAAGACTTGGATTGAAGGTGAGATGA
- a CDS encoding dephospho-CoA kinase, whose amino-acid sequence MKDWQKYTQKVEELKKALGEALGALDVEYEVKMPGEEGFDPSFKVPYVLVKYYTDEGHSHERKIELFEYYLEEPVENMVKMIKDMIEEFLMEIDQSEYGGG is encoded by the coding sequence ATGAAAGACTGGCAAAAGTATACCCAAAAGGTAGAGGAGTTAAAAAAGGCCCTTGGAGAAGCCCTTGGTGCTTTGGATGTGGAGTATGAGGTCAAAATGCCCGGAGAGGAAGGCTTTGACCCTTCCTTTAAGGTCCCCTATGTGCTTGTAAAGTATTACACAGATGAAGGCCACTCACACGAGAGAAAGATAGAACTTTTTGAATACTACCTTGAGGAACCCGTTGAGAATATGGTAAAGATGATAAAGGATATGATAGAGGAGTTTCTAATGGAAATAGACCAGAGCGAATATGGTGGAGGTTGA